Proteins encoded by one window of Anopheles maculipalpis chromosome 2RL, idAnoMacuDA_375_x, whole genome shotgun sequence:
- the LOC126559932 gene encoding uncharacterized protein LOC126559932: MASLWFLLLALCCYTSSTDAKSPVTKFHYDYHRIEETHQAWKCWKEGYRPATSDKIHDSGNGTAAEIERILRFDQSNTVLFLFTSNSINLNLHTTFQIERNKLVRLSLDNAGLERLELAFTGRDNDCRLAELSVPRNRLAALPSGIERLTALRKFDFSYNLLEEFNLDRLANAAGLKQLLLAHNRLESFRSSVQTSFGSLHKLDLSNNRLRTLDSTYWSMPQLETFQVDNNRHLTTIVGWTRNRFPLVKGFDPAGTNNWNQTWLKSVQ, from the exons ATGGCTTCCCTTTGGTT TTTGTTGCTCGCTCTGTGTTGTTACACCTCATCCACCGATGCGAAGAGTCCGGTGACAAAGTTCCACTACGACTACCATCGCATAGAGGAAACGCATCAGGCGTGGAAGTGTTGGAAAGAAGGTTACCGACCAGCAACCTCGGACAAGATTCACGATTCTGGCAATGGAACTGCTGCAGAAATTGAGCGTATCTTGCGTTTCGACCAGTCCAATACGGTCCTTTTCCTATTTACCAGCAATTCGATCAATCTTAACCTTCACACAACGTTCCAAATCGAACGCAACAAGCTCGTTCGTCTCTCGCTGGACAATGCAGGATTGGAGCGATTGGAGCTAGCTTTCACTGGTCGCGATAATGATTGCCGTCTGGCTGAGCTGTCAGTGCCGCGCAATAGGCTGGCCGCTCTTCCTTCCGGAATAGAGCGTTTAACCGCCCTAAGAAAGTTTGACTTTAGCTACAATCTGTTGGAGGAGTTCAACTTGGATCGGTTAGCGAATGCGGCTGGATTGAAGCAACTACTGCTAGCACACAACCGGCTGGAGAGTTTTCGATCATCGGTACAGACAAGCTTCGGCTCGCTACATAAGCTGGATTTATCGAACAATCGATTAAGAACGCTTGATTCGACGTACTGGAGTATGCCACAGCTGGAAACGTTCCAGGTCGATAATAATCGTCATCTGACGACGATTGTTGGTTGGACGCGGAATCGATTTCCGCTGGTGAAAGGATTCGATCCAGCCGGTACGAACAATTGGAATCAAACGTGGCTGAAATCGGTACAGTAG
- the LOC126568502 gene encoding uncharacterized protein LOC126568502 gives MLEETHYNTANNFVDFYRAYRAAHRHGRGELKQHFQHYTIPINRRHHMCVSLGMEIVARIAEHHPDIARLFYLVSCEEALDESDSYIQHCEENGIEYAGSTLEKEHAMVAMKIVVGGREGVLLLDPGYHVARAVTVMKDQKYPHTGWFTQSDEPHCKREYSYALHEESSDYVTWTERMTRGGKQQYEQSLVYIARPYRTAIDVTVRRNLVYNFRSLLARDAKGRVCAGLYFPVVPNPHDAQVTLFYDNANAAQVKQKFMFSLFNDPEKIPDPVLAHLQNLAPQLRMKLGDLIDLMVDLARSVHDVEFVQQVLEINNNINELSADN, from the exons ATGCTCGAGGAGACGCACTACAACACGGCGAAcaattttgtggatttttacAGGGCCTACCGGGCCGCTCACCGTCACGGCCGCGGTGAGCTGAAGCAACACTTCCAACACTATACCATCCCGATCAACCGTCGGCACCATATGTGCGTTAGTTTGGGAATGGAAATAGTCGCAAG AATCGCAGAACATCATCCGGACATTGCACGTCTGTTCTATCTGGTATCGTGCGAGGAAGCGTTAGACGAGTCGGATTCGTACATACAGCACTGCGAGGAGAATGGCATCGAGTATGCGGGGTCCACGCTCGAGAAGGAACACGCTATGGTAGCGATGAAGATCGTGGTCGGCGGACGGGAAGGAGTGCTACTACTCGATCCTGGCTACCACGTGGCACGTGCCGTCACCGTTATGAAGGACCAAAAGTACCCGCACACCGGCTGGTTCACGCAGTCTGATGAACCGCACTGCAAGCGCGAATATAGCTACGCACTGCACGAAGAAAGCAGTGACTACGTCACCTGGACCGAGCGCATGACACGTGGTGGAAAGCAACAGTACGAACAGTCGCTGGTGTACATTGCACGACCGTACCGTACGGCAATCGATGTAACCGTGCGACGTAACCTGGTGTACAACTTCCGCTCACTGTTGGCCCGTGACGCTAAGGGGCGAGTGTGTGCCGGACTGTACTTCCCGGTCGTACCGAATCCACACGATGCGCAGGTGACACTGTTTTACGACAACGCTAACGCTGCACAGGTGAAGCAGAAGTTCATGTTCTCCCTGTTCAATGATCCGGAAAAG ATTCCTGACCCGGTACTGGCCCATCTGCAAAATTTGGCCCCCCAGTTGCGCATGAAGCTCGGCGACCTGATCGATCTGATGGTCGATCTGGCCCGTTCCGTACACGACGTCGAGTTCGTGCAGCAGGTGCTCGAGattaacaacaacatcaacgagctGTCGGCAGATAATTAA
- the LOC126568646 gene encoding protein transport protein Sec61 subunit beta yields the protein SVLIATYFFPNRPQPAPASSTSVGSGSRSPSKPTSAPRASAGGSSTLKQRKTTTTTTAARNRNTGTGSGGMWRFYTDDSPGIKVGPVPVLVMSLLFIASVFMLHIWGKYTRA from the exons AGTGTACTGATTGCGACCTATTTTTTCCCCAATCGACCGCAGCCTGCCCCAGCTAGTTCCACTTCCGTCGGTAGCGGTAGCCGATCACCGTCAAAGCCCACGTCGGCACCACGAGCATCTGCCGGAGGTTCCAGCACGCTGAAGCAGCGAaaaacgaccaccaccacaaccgcGGCACGGAATCGTAATACGGGCACCGGATCCGGTGGTATGTGGCGCTTCTACACGGACGATTCTCCCGGAATCAAGGT TGGCCCGGTCCCAGTGCTCGTAATGTCGTTGCTGTTCATTGCTTCCGTGTTTATGCTGCACATCTGGGGCAAGTACACCCGTGCGTAA
- the LOC126568267 gene encoding CCR4-NOT transcription complex subunit 3-like, with protein MIRDPGGTSPNENQDSPPSPKYDRILGRPAPPDETEIPLDMTVRRKDSSDGQGSPTGVDPGRDVPINLNVRPSVITKAPPPPIKKRISHMHTNGEIVLKSSVRTTTTVESAPIVNVSSTYCDVSIEEHFRRSLGPTYSSIYGDKQQLPLNALNNNTSLGGQAPVPHIAQQKVHPLPLPLLLQKHSMETSESLPGLAGPGPVGTSGGGGGGGGMRNHSSSSISSSSSISSNSSISSSLSNTSGISSSSSSNIPNSNIRPSGPIAGGIRVVAPDTIELKLSSDPAPPVPLVPATVLPPSPGAPSAAAASVAISLTSPKHLHQQLPPAPAISPASLTTTMSLASSSPSSSLASSPAPFLTTTTQQKRPDSGEEVDDHFAKALGDTWKKIQESNMNL; from the exons ATGATCCGTGATCCTGGTGGTACGAGTCCGAATGAAAATCAAG ACTCACCACCATCGCCCAAGTATGATCGAATATTGGGACGACCAGCTCCACCGGATGAGACAGAAATACCACTGGACATGACTGTCCGGCGGAAGGATTCGTCCGATGGGCAGGGCTCACCGACCGGAGTCGATCCTGGGCGGGATGTACCGATCAATCTGAATGTGCGCCCGAGCGTAATAACGAAAgcgccaccgccaccaataAAGAAACGCATCAGCCACATGCACACCAACG GTGAAATAGTGCTAAAAAGTAGTGTGAGAACGACGACCACCGTCGAGTCGGCACCGATCGTGAACGTATCCTCCACGTACTGTGATGTGTCGATCGAGGAACACTTCCGCCGTTCGCTCGGTCCAACGTACAGCTCCATCTACGGTGATAAGCAGCAACTACCGCTGAACGCGCTAAACAACAATACTAGCCTCGGAGGACAAGCACCGGTGCCTCATATAGCGCAGCAAAAGGTCCATCCGCTGCCACTTCCGCTGCTGTTGCAAAAGCACTCGATGGAAACGAGCGAATCGTTACCAGGACTGGCAGGCCCGGGACCGGTTGGTACgagtggtggcggtggaggaggaggagggatGCGGAACCACAGTAGTAGCAGTATTAGCTCTAGCTCGTCCATCAGCTCGAACAGCAGCATATCGAGCAGCTTGAGCAATACGAGTGGCattagtagcagtagcagcagcaacatcccCAACAGTAACATCAGACCATCCGGTCCGATCGCTGGTGGTATACGTGTGGTCGCACCGGATACGATCGAGCTAAAGCTTTCGAGTGATCCCGCACCACCGGTCCCTCTCGTACCGGCAACCGTCCTACCACCGTCACCCGGTGCACCGTCAGCCGCCGCTGCCAGTGTGGCCATTTCGCTGACATCACCGAAACACCTGCATCAGCAACTACCGCCAGCGCCGGCCATTTCGCCCGCCtcactcaccaccaccatgtcCCTAGCGTCCTCGTCCCCATCGTCCTCGTTGGCGTCTTCGCCTGCGCCGTTTCTTACGACGACGACGCAACAGAAGAGGCCCGATTCGGGCGAAGAGGTGGACGATCATTTCGCAAAAGCGCTCGGTGATACGTGGAAGAAAATTCAGGAAAGCAATATGAATTTGTGA